CCTGCGCCCGGCCGCGGCCGCCGAGGCCGATGCCAAGGCGGTGGTCGCGAAGGGGCTGTCGTTCCTGCGTGAGAAAGGCCAGGACGCCAACGGGGCGTTTTCTCCGCGGGCGGGGTCGGGCATCACATCGTTGTGCGTTACAGCGGCTCTGCTGAACGGCGCCGGCCTGGACGACCCGCTCGTGGCGAAGGGGCTCAAGGCGGTAGAGGGCTACGTGCAGCCGGACGGCGGCATCTACGGCAGCCCCCGGCTGAAGAACTACGAGACCTGCGTCGGCATCGTCTGCCTGGTCGAGGCCAACAAGCGGGCCGGCGACGGCCGCTACGACGAGACCCTCAAACGAGCCAACGCCTACGTGCGCGGCTTGCAGATCGGAGCCGAGGGCGAGGTCGGTAAGGACGACCCGCAGTTCGGCGGCGTCGGCTACAGCGGCCGCGAGCGGCCCGACCTGTCCAACACCAGCTACCTGGTCGAGACGCTGATCGCCATGGGCGCCCAGGACGACGACCCGGCCATCCAGCGCGCGCTGGCGTTCGTGACCCGTTGCCAGAACCTCCAGGGCGCCGGCAACGACACCCCGTTCGCCGGCAAGGTGAACGACGGCGGCTTCTACTACGTGATCCCCACCGAGAACGTCGACCCGTCGACCTCCGAACGCTACACGGCCGACGGCGGGCTGCGGAGCTACGGCTCGATGACCTACGCCGGCTTCAAGAGCATGGTCTACGCCGGCCTGAACGAGAACGACCCCCGCGTGAAGGCCGCCCTGGAGTGGATCGGCAAGCACTACAGCGTCGAGAAGAACCCGGGCCAGGGGACCGCGGGCCTGTTCTACTACTACAACACGTTCGGCAAGGCGCTTGAGGCTTCTGGCAAGGCGAAGATCGACACCGCCAGCGAGGGCGAGCGCGACTGGCGGCAGGACCTGATCGCCGAGCTCGCCAAGAAGCAGCGCGACGACGGCTCGTGGGCCAACTCCAACCAGCAGTGGTTCGAGAACGACCCGAACCTCTGCACCGCCTTCGCGTTGCTGGCCCTGTCGTACTGTCAGCAATGATCGGTCCGCGGTTGGCGAGGTTGAGCGGGTGGGTGTCGGCTACGGTGTGGGCGGTCAACGTGGGTTTGCTCGCCGCTGCCGCGGCGTGGGTCTACTTGGACGGCGGCGCTCCCCACAGCGTTGAGGCCATTGCGGAGCTGCGGGCAGGTTCGACCTGGAGCGACCAGACCACCGCTCTCGCGAGCGCCGTCGTGGCGGCGGCCGCCACCGCGGTCGTGATGCTCCTGATGTTGTTCATCGGTCCCCCCTGGTGCCGCTCAACCAAGGCCTGGCTGCTGTTCACCGGCGTGGTGTGCGGGTGGCTCGGCCTGGGCATCCTGTGGCCCGATCTGTACTGGGCGGGCCAGCAGCGGCGGGTTGCGTCGGAGCTGGCCGCGGCGACCGAGTTCGCCCGGCAACTCAGCACCGACTGGCCAACCAACGACGGCGAGCTGCCCGGCGTGGGGATGTTCCTGGCCTACCCCAAGGGGGCGCCGACCGTGATGCTGCTGATCGGCACGGCGGAGATCCCCGGCACGGGCCTGTGGTTCACCCTGGTCGAGCGGGGGCCCGGCGGCGTGCTGCGTTTCGAGCTGGCCGGCGACGAATCCGACGCGTGGCTCGAGTGGCGCCCCGACGGCTCGTCCCCGGAGACCTACGTCGGCGGCCTAGAAACCCACTACCGGCTCCGCCGCGACACGCGGCTGTCTGACCAGTGGGTGCTCTCGCGGTACGACGCGGGACCGGGTTGAGTCCCATTCGTTTTGTCCAAAAACACGCGCGGAGGCTCGCTAAATGCTCTGTTTTTCTACGCCGGTCCTTGAATTCATAGTGGAGCTGCTCCCCTTTAATGCGGACGCCCCTGAAGACCGTCTCTCGCCGAACCTTCTGCCGCTTGAAGCCCTTCAGGTCGATGCAGAGCTTGTGTTTGGAGAGCGGCTTGTGGCCTTGCTCATGGCACCATCTAGAGAAGTGCTGGTAGAGACCCGCCAAGGGCAGGCAGGTGCTTTCAGAGGCCTTTTCGATCTTCTCGCTGGCGTATTGAGCTGACAGGCTTAGTTCTTGAGAAGGCAGGTAGGCCTTTAGTATGTTATTGTTGGCTACATTTTTATAAAGAATGTGATATGAGAGAGCTTTTCCCTCTTTGGTCTTGTAGCCTTCATCGATCATCCGCTGGAGAGTAATCGTCAGCGGGTAGCCCTCGTCAAGAAGTTCTTTGGCCCGCTTGATCGTTGGAGCTTCTAGCGTTCGCCGCCTGACGCCGCTGCTTCGGCTTCCGTAGAGCTTGCTGCTGAAGTGATGAATGACCGCCAGTAGGTCCTCGGCCAACTCTTCTTTCTCTTCAAGGTCTTGCTTCTCTGTGAATACAACACGTACCTCGTACTGGGTTAATAGGTACAGGATGAGTTCAGTTCCAAAGCGAGCTAGTCTGTCCTTCTGAGTAATTAAGAGGGTGGCCCCATTGAGCTTTCCATTGATCGCATCACCCAGCAGTGTGGTTAATCCACGCCGCTGATAATTAAGACCACTCAGTACATCCTTATAGACCAGTGGATCCTTGCACTGATAAAGATCTAAAGCTGAGGCTTTTAACCTCTCAATCTGTCTTGCTAGATCATTATCCTTGCCCCCTTTCGCGAAGCCCTTCGCCTGATCGTTAGTCGAAACGCGCGCGTAGATCGCAACCACGCCCGCTGATTTGGGCTGGCTTTTCTCAGAG
This genomic interval from Posidoniimonas corsicana contains the following:
- a CDS encoding prenyltransferase/squalene oxidase repeat-containing protein → MPTRIATGLLVTCLLLTPAAGLRPAAAAEADAKAVVAKGLSFLREKGQDANGAFSPRAGSGITSLCVTAALLNGAGLDDPLVAKGLKAVEGYVQPDGGIYGSPRLKNYETCVGIVCLVEANKRAGDGRYDETLKRANAYVRGLQIGAEGEVGKDDPQFGGVGYSGRERPDLSNTSYLVETLIAMGAQDDDPAIQRALAFVTRCQNLQGAGNDTPFAGKVNDGGFYYVIPTENVDPSTSERYTADGGLRSYGSMTYAGFKSMVYAGLNENDPRVKAALEWIGKHYSVEKNPGQGTAGLFYYYNTFGKALEASGKAKIDTASEGERDWRQDLIAELAKKQRDDGSWANSNQQWFENDPNLCTAFALLALSYCQQ